One Candidatus Binatia bacterium genomic region harbors:
- a CDS encoding TIGR03088 family PEP-CTERM/XrtA system glycosyltransferase, whose amino-acid sequence MNGRAAYREPPLVAHVLYHLCMGGLENGLVNLINRIPPDRYRHAVVCMAYYDDFRRRITRPDVEVFAMGVHERGVGRVTPDLVRLFRRIRPAIVHTRNPSGMDALLPAAIAGVPWRIHGEHGWETDDLQGRNRKNAWNRRLHAPLVHRFVALSKHQERYLAERVGIAPRRITQIYNGVDVDRFRPREAPREEGSFTIGTVGRMQDVKDPLNLVEAFLLLRRSRPDMAARVRLVLVGDGALRAAVESRLREGGAWEAASLPGAREDVAEQLRAIDLFALPSKAEGISNTILEAMATGLPVVATRVGGNPELVEEGRTGLLVPPSDPAGLAAALARYSEDPALAAAHGAAGRERARAEFSLERMVTRYAALYDEGARRGRPAPAAAA is encoded by the coding sequence ATGAACGGCCGCGCCGCGTATCGGGAGCCTCCTCTCGTCGCCCATGTCCTCTACCACCTCTGCATGGGCGGGCTGGAGAACGGGCTCGTCAACCTGATCAATCGGATCCCGCCCGACCGCTACCGCCACGCCGTCGTCTGCATGGCGTACTACGACGACTTCCGCCGGCGGATCACGCGCCCCGACGTGGAGGTGTTCGCGATGGGGGTGCACGAGCGCGGCGTGGGGCGCGTCACTCCCGATCTCGTCCGGCTGTTCCGGCGGATTCGCCCCGCCATCGTGCACACCCGAAACCCCTCCGGCATGGACGCGCTCCTCCCGGCCGCGATCGCGGGCGTCCCCTGGCGCATCCACGGCGAGCACGGCTGGGAGACCGACGATCTGCAGGGGAGGAACCGGAAGAACGCCTGGAATCGCCGCCTTCACGCGCCCCTCGTGCACCGCTTCGTGGCGCTTTCGAAGCACCAGGAGCGCTACCTGGCGGAACGGGTCGGCATCGCGCCGCGGCGGATCACCCAGATCTACAACGGCGTCGACGTGGACCGTTTCCGACCGCGCGAGGCCCCGCGCGAGGAGGGTTCGTTCACGATCGGCACGGTCGGCCGCATGCAGGACGTGAAGGATCCGTTGAACCTGGTGGAAGCCTTCCTCCTCCTGCGCCGGTCCCGACCCGACATGGCTGCTCGCGTGCGGCTGGTCCTGGTGGGGGATGGCGCGCTGCGCGCGGCCGTGGAGTCGCGCCTTCGCGAGGGAGGCGCATGGGAGGCCGCGTCGCTCCCCGGCGCACGCGAGGACGTCGCCGAGCAGCTCCGCGCGATCGATCTGTTCGCGCTTCCCTCGAAAGCGGAAGGGATCTCGAACACGATCCTCGAAGCGATGGCGACGGGGCTGCCTGTGGTCGCCACGCGTGTGGGGGGAAATCCCGAGCTGGTGGAGGAGGGGAGGACGGGACTCCTGGTGCCTCCCTCCGATCCGGCCGGGCTTGCCGCGGCGCTCGCACGCTACTCGGAGGATCCCGCGCTCGCCGCGGCCCACGGCGCCGCCGGCCGGGAGCGGGCCCGCGCGGAGTTCAGCCTGGAGCGGATGGTGACGCGCTACGCCGCTCTCTACGACGAGGGAGCGCGGCGGGGGCGTCCCGCTCCCGCGGCAGCCGCTTGA
- the bla gene encoding subclass B1 metallo-beta-lactamase, with protein MVLAFSAAAPARPNPRAKASPENTSPSRPSVELRLLRPGVWIHTSLYDYPDGHVIPANGLVVREKDGLVLIDTAWGELMTVDLLDRIAREIKLPVRRAIVTHAHMDRLAGADVLRRRGIPVFAHPLTITKAEEAGLPIPSHPLADLRRAGDAEWIGSVEVFDPGTAHAPGNVMVWVPSERILFGGCAVKSADATSLGNLADADTHAWPGAIRRAMERYPATTIVVPGHGAEGGKDLLTHTLDLLSARR; from the coding sequence ATGGTTCTCGCTTTCTCTGCAGCCGCACCGGCGCGGCCGAATCCCAGAGCCAAGGCATCCCCCGAAAACACAAGCCCGTCCCGCCCCTCGGTCGAGCTCCGGCTCCTCCGTCCGGGAGTCTGGATCCACACCTCGCTCTACGACTACCCGGACGGTCACGTGATCCCGGCCAACGGCCTCGTGGTCCGGGAGAAGGACGGGCTCGTCCTGATCGACACGGCATGGGGCGAGCTCATGACTGTCGATCTCCTCGATCGGATCGCTCGCGAAATCAAGCTGCCGGTGCGCCGCGCGATCGTGACCCATGCGCACATGGACCGCCTTGCAGGAGCGGACGTGCTCCGTCGCCGCGGAATTCCGGTGTTTGCGCACCCCCTCACGATCACGAAGGCCGAAGAAGCCGGGCTGCCGATTCCGTCGCATCCTCTCGCGGATCTGCGACGGGCCGGAGACGCCGAGTGGATCGGGTCCGTCGAGGTCTTCGATCCCGGGACCGCGCACGCTCCGGGCAACGTCATGGTTTGGGTCCCTTCCGAACGGATCCTCTTCGGTGGATGCGCAGTCAAGTCGGCCGATGCGACGTCGCTCGGCAATCTCGCCGATGCGGACACGCACGCCTGGCCCGGGGCGATCCGACGGGCGATGGAGCGCTATCCTGCGACCACGATCGTCGTGCCGGGCCACGGCGCGGAAGGCGGCAAGGATCTCCTCACGCACACGCTCGATCTCTTGAGCGCGCGTCGCTAG